DNA sequence from the Roseofilum casamattae BLCC-M143 genome:
CGCAAGTCCGCATCGCGCAAATCCGCCCCGCTCAAATCCGCTCGAGCTAAATCCGTTCCGTGCAGGTTTGCTCCTTCCAAGTTCGCGGCAATCATGGAAGTGCCGCGCAAGTCCACTTCGCTTAAGTTGGCGCCGCTCAAGTTCGCTTGCCGCAGAGTTGCCTCGCGCAAATCTGCCCCGGTGAGGTTGGCTCGGTTCAAATTAGCATTGTTGAGCTGGGCGCGAATTAATTCGGCGCGAATTAACCCAGCTTGAATTAAGCTAGCTCCGCTTAAGTTCGCTCGAACCAGGTTGGCCACATTGAGAATAGCCCGATTAAAGTTCGTCTTGGTTAGATTGCAACCGCTTAAACGAGCCACATTCAGCTTGGCTTTGCTCATATCGGCGCCTTGGAGGTTCGCCCCGCTGAGATTGGCAACGCATAGGTTAGCTCCGCTAAAGTTGGCTTCGCTGAGATTCACTCCACTCAGGTTAGCTTCTGGGAGTAAGATGCCCATGAAATCGCGGTCTCCGGTTTCATACCGATTCAGTACTTCATCTTCTTCCATAGCAATTTCCTAGGGTTTGGTTGGATGACACTCTGTGAGTATGGGCTTCTTATCGAGTTACGATCGCCATAACGATTGGCAGCTTTAGATTTCTTTAGGAAATTTAAAAGCGCGATCGCACTACTTGCATTAATTTAACTCTAATTCCATCAGTTAATGGTGAATTAACCCTGGATAGAACTTAAGTTTAAGCGATCGTTGGCATGAAAATTGGCATTATTGGTTTGGGTTTAATTGGCGGCTCGCTGGCGCTAACGCTGCGATCGCTGGGTTGGGAAGTGTTGGGAACCAGCCGCAATCGGCAGACGTGCACCCTCGCGGTAGAACGCTCGGTGGTCGATTCGGCTAGCATAGAATTGAGCCATTTAGCTGCTGCACGAGTCATTTTTATTTGTACTCCCATGGCCAGTATTGTTCCTATCGTGGAACAGTTGGCGGATTTATTATCCCCGGAGATAATTCTAACGGATGTGGGGTCGGTTAAAGCGCCAATTGTTCGTGGGGCGAGTCAATTCTGGCCCAATTTTGTGGGCGGCCATCCCATGGCAGGTACGGCAGAACAAGGCTTAGATGCGGCTCAATTGGGATTATTTTGCGATCGCCCTTACGTACTCACTCCTCTAGAAACTACGCCTCCGGAGTCCGTCGAACTCGTGGCGCAACTGGCAGAGTCTTTATCCGCGCGGGTGTATCGCTGCGCGCCAGAATCTCACGATCGCGCTGTAGCTCTCATTTCCCATTTACCGGTATTTATCAGTGCGGGGTTAATTACTACCTGTTTGGATGAAACCAATGCTGAAGTGTTGCAGTTAGCCCAACAGCTCGCCAGTTCTGGATTTGCCGATACCAGTCGCGTCGGTGGAGGCAATCCGGAGCTGGGAACGATGATGGCCCGGTACAACCGCGAGGCTCTATTGCTCTCCCTGCGCCGCTATCGTCAGGTTCTCGATGGGGCGATCGATCGCATCGAAGCGGAAGACTGGCCGGGCATCATGGCCTCCCTGGAGCAAACAAAACAAGGGCGCTCTCCCTTTCTGTAAAGATTGACCGGCACATAGGCGAGGCCAGAAACCGGGTTTCTGCAATCGATGGGACTTCTAGCTTCAGGTAGAATCAGAAACCCGGTTTCTCAGAATGCCCGATTCCCTAAATTTCTAGATTTTCCAGACCTTCAGTTACTTTAATCGAGAGAATGCGATCGCCTTTTTTCAGTTTGCGCAATACCTCTTTTCCCGCAACGGTATAACCAAAGGGAGCGTATTCTCCGTCCAATAGATTTAATCCGGCCGGAGTTAATTCCGGTTCAAATAAGAAGAAGAAGAACTGCGAGGAACCCCCATTCGGGTCGTTACTCGGCCGGGCCATTCCCAAGGTCCCGTAAGCGGAAAAGGGCAGTTCTGGTTCTTCCCGATATAAGCCAATTTCCTCTAAAGTAAATTCATAGACGGGGTCGGGGTCGCCTTTGATCTTAATTTCTAACGGAATCGCGCGATACTCTCCTGTAGCCGGATCGCTAAATCCATCATCCGGCCCGGGAGGGTCGCCCAACTGCACCACGTAAGACTCTTCAGCCCGAGTAACTTTTAAACCATCATAAAACCCGCGATCGACCAAATCGACAAAATTACCGGCGGTAATCGGAGCATTGTAACCATCGACGACCATCGTCACGTTTCCTTTCTCGGTTTCCATCTCCACTGTCGCCCGTCCTTTCAGTTGAGGCAGATCGCTATATTCGGCAGGAATCTCAAAGGGAAAGCCTTGCACCATAAGAGTTTCTAAGGCTCCAATCGTTGAGAGACATTCAGCTTGAGCTGCAAAAATCGGCAGTCTCTCTTGCTCGCTCACGCGATCGCGCAATTCCTGTAATTCCTCGTTCAGCTCGGTTAAATAAGCTTCTCCGTCCGCGCGTTTTTCATCGGGAACGTTGGCTAAAATCTCTTCGCTCCGTCGGGTTAACAAAAAGTTAGCTTCGCTCAAGCTCGAGGTGGCAGCGCTCCAGCGCCGTCCGCGCACCGGACCGCTAATTGATTCAATATCTTTTTGGATTTTAAATAGGGCGGGAGCATCGATAGGAAGGGCATAGCGCAGCAGTGCTTCACCATCGGTAATTGGATCGCCTCCAGGTAAGCGACTTTCACGGGATGAAGCGGCCTGACTAGGCGAGATGAGACCCGTCCAACAGGTGAGGATCAAAAGTAATACTAGAGTCGTTTTCAGCAGGGGCTTCAGCATAGTGGTTATGGAACAGTTTCAAATCGCTGTGCGGCTATTAGTTTGGGATTAGTCAACCCCAGTTTTCATCATCCCATCAATCGGGGAAGACGGGGAAGAGGGAAGTCGGAATCAGTAACGGGGGTGAAAAGCGCTATTAAGGAAATGGCCCCAGGGGGTTAAAATAGGGTGCTGATAATCGCACCCGCTAAATCAACCAGTGCATTCTTATGACTTCTAGTAATGATTTCAAAACAGGCATGAACATTGAACTCGATGGCGGAGTATGGAAAGTCATCGAGTTTTTGCATGTGAAACCGGGTAAAGGGTCTGCTTTTGTGCGGACAAAGCTAAAAAATGCGCAAACGGGAAATACTGTCGAGCGTACTTTTCGTGCTGGCGAATCGGTGACAACAGCGAATTTGGAGAAGACGGTCGAGCAGTATACCTATAAAGATGGCGAGCAGTTGGTGTTCATGAATATGGAGACTTATGAAGAGAGTCGCCTCAATGCCGATCAAATTGGCGATGGGGTTAAGTATTTGAAGGAAGGTATGGAAGTTGATATCCTGACCTGGAACGATCGGGTTCTGGGAGTAGAACTGCCAACCTCTGTTGTCTTAGAAGTGACTCAAACCGATCCAGGAGTGAAGGGAGATACAGCAACCGGAGGCAACAAACGCGCAACCGTAGAAACCGGAGCAGAGATTGTGGTGCCTTTGTTTATCTCAATTGGCGAAAAGATTAAAATCGATACCCGTAATGGTAGTTACTTGGGTCGAGAGAAGTAATTGAACCGATTGCGCTGCACGCATTAGATTTAGATATATATATTGTAGGACGAATGACTGTGAATTTAAATTTTGAAGAGCTTCGCGAACTCATCGTTACATTAGGTCAAACGGATATTGCTGAGTTTACGTTAAAGAATGATTCGTTTGAGTTAACGGTTCGCAAGGGTGTTGCTGAAGGAGCAGGTGTGATACAGCAAGTGGCGATCGCACCTCCAGTAATGGCCAGTGCTATGCCAACGGTGGCTGCTCCAGTGGTTCCCAGCGCCCCCGCTCCGGTGGCTCCCAGCGAACCTACCCCACCGCCTCTCGATCGCGATTTGCTGGAAATTAAGTCCCCAATGGTGGGCACATTTTACCGCGCGCCGGCTCCGGATGAAGCGCCGTTTACCAGTGTTGGCGATCGCATTCAGTTGGGCGATACGGTTTGTATTATCGAAGCGATGAAGCTGATGAATGAATTAGAAGCCGAAGTCGCCGGAGAAGTGGTCGAAATCTTAGTCGAAAATGCCGAACCGGTTGAATACGGCCAAGTTCTCATGCGCGTTAAAGCCAGCTAAACCCTGGGAGCAGTTTTGGGGGAGGTGAGTCCATAATAAGGAGCGGTTCTCTCGTAGAAAATCTCAGACTATTCTCCGCTTTTGTTTCCAGAAAACAGAAACGATATTCTCTTGTTTATTCGTTATTTTTACTGGGGAAAAGCATTGTTTTATTTAGCTCATTAACCTTAGGGCATTGAGCAAGCAAACTCGATGTCAGCTTGTTACAAATCTTAATCGATAGAGTTCGATTAACCCGGTCAGCCCGTCAAAAAAATCGATACACTAGAAGAAACTCCAATACACATTAACTGTAAACCTAACCCTCAATCTTACACGGACATGAGTAGTATTAGTCTGCAAAAAGGACAGCGCATCTCCTTAGACAAAGTTGCCCCCAACCTGCAAGCCGCCTTTGTCGGATTGGGATGGGACGTGAAAGCAACGGATGGGGGTCATGACTTCGATTTAGATGCTTGTGCATTCCTGCTCGGGGAAAATGAAAAACTCGTTTCAGATAAGCACTTTATTTTCTATAACAATACCACCAGTCCGGATGCGGATAAATCGGTCGAACATATGGGCGATAATTTGACGGGAGCTGGGGATGGAGATGATGAAGTCATTATTGTCAACTTACAAAAAGTTCCCCAAGACATTAGCCGTTTAGTCTTTACCGTAACCATTCACGACGCTCAGAAACGCAAACAGAATTTCGGTCAAGTGGAAAATGCTTACGTTCGCTTAGTTGACGTGGCCACGAAAGAAGAATTGCTCCGCTATCCCTTGAGTGAAGATTACTCGATTGAAACGGCTTTAGTCATGGCAGAACTGTATCGCCGCGATGGTAGCTGGCGCATGAATGCGGTTGGTGCTGGGTATGAAGGAGGATTACAGGCCCTACTCGATCGCTATTTGTAGGCATATTTTTTCGGCAATACATTAGGATGCAACATAAAATGCGTCCTAATGGCTCCGCTCCCGAGCGTCAATAGCTCTGTTAAACTCGTTCTGCATTCTCCAGCGCCAAGCGCTGTAAGCTAATGACAATTAATTTAGAAAAAGGCCAGAGAATTTCTCTGGAAAAAGTCGCCCCAGGTCTGAAAAACTTAATGTTTGGGCTGGGATGGGATGTGGTGAAATCGGAAGGACTGTTAGGTTTTTTGACGAAAGGGCCTAACCTCGATTTGGATGCTTCTGTTATTTGTTTGAATAAAATGAATAAATTTAAGGGCGTGACTGACCTGGTTTATTTTGGAAACTTGCGTCATTCTTCTGGAGCCATTACTCATTTAGGCGATAACTTAACTGGGGAAGGAGATGGAGATGACGAGCAAATTTTAGTAACTCTCGATAAGCTGCCGGAGGCCATTGAGAAACTCGTGTTTGTCGTGAATATCTATGAGTGTTTGTCCCGGAAACAAGATTTTTCGCAAGTGAAGAATGCATTTGTCCGATTGGTCGATCGCGCGACGAATCGCGAGATTGCTCGTTACGATCTCTCCGGAGAGTCTTATGCCGGAATGACGGGTATGTTAATGGCAGAAGTTTATCGCCAAGAGGGTCAGTGGCAAATGGCGGCGAAAGGAGAAGGCTTGCAAGTGAAAAATTTACAAGAAATGACGGAACATTTCAAATAAGTTGTTAAGTAGGTTTTATCATCTCATATTAGATTGTTCCACTGTTCTTATCCAAAACAGAGGTTAGTTAATTGCACGGTAGTGATGTGGATGACGATCGCAGTAATCTGAGTTAAGATACGCCATCGTCACTGAATACATCTCGTTAAGGATCGGTACAGTTAACCAATGCATAGAAACTCATGGGCGATCGCCATCAGTTTGGCTGCGATTGCTTGTTTTTCAGTTCTCTTTTTCTCCTCAGTCAGCCCAGCTTTGGCTCCTCCAGCTCAAATTGCCTTCCAGTCAGCACGAGAGGGTAGTTTATCGATCTACACGATCGATGCCGATGGTTCCGAACCCAAGCAACTGACCCGCGAACTGCAAGATGAAGGTCTGCCTTCTTGGTCCCCCGATCGGCAAAAGATTGCTTTTGTCTCCAACCAAGACTTAAATCGAGAAATCTATGTCATCAATGCCGACGGGAGCGATCGCCAGCGGTTAACCATTAATCCCGCTTGGGAATTTTCGCCCACCTGGTCGCCGGATGGGGAGAAAATAGCCTTTAGTTCCGATCGCGAAGGGAACCAAGATATTTTCGCCATGAATGCTGATGGCACTCGGCAAACCAATCTCACCAACCATCCTGCCGTAGAGCGATCGCCGGATTGGTCTCCCGACGGCGATCGTATTCTGTTTACCTCAAACCGAGCTGACGGACAAAGCGTCCAAATCTACATAATGAACGCTGATGGCTCGAATCCGATTCAACTGAGCGATCGTCCGGGCATTCATCGTACTCCCGCTTGGTCTCCCGATGGCGATCGTATTGCATTTAGCTTTGAACCCTTACAACTGAAACCGGGTTATTTCGTTCGCGATGCTGAAATCTATGTCATGAATGCTGACGGAACCAACCCCATCAACCTCACCCAAAATCCCAGCCGAGATCTCGAACCCACCTGGTCTCCTGACGGTCGTCAACTCGCCTTTCGTTCGACCCGCAACGGAAACGATTTTATTTATACGATCGATCGCGATGGCTCGAATGCGAAACCGATTATTGAATTTCCGCAAACCGGTGCGGCCCCCGATTGGTATTAAAGAAACTCCCACTGAAATCCCATCCTTTTTTTAGGAACAAGACATGCAAAATATTTATAACCTATTGCTCGTTGTTGGCGAACTCGCCGTAGTCTTAATTCTATTTATCTTACTGCACTCAATTGTCCGTTTCGCATTCAAGAAATCCACCAACATTTCCTGGTTGCAAGATAAGGCCAATCAAGTCAATCAACTCAAGCGCGCGAGCAAGAAATTTCTCGCCTTTACTTGGTTTCTGATGAGCTTGGCGATTATTGCTGTCAACGGGCTGTTGATGTTTAAAGGTCAACAGAACTTACCTCAATATACCCTCGATTTCATTCGCAACTTGCCTCAAGAAATCTGGCAAAATCTGCTGTTTGGGATGTTGCAAACCGTTGCGATCGTTATCGTTGCTCTCGCTCTCCTGCGCTATCTCGATCCCTTGCTAAAGGTCATTGGTGCAAAAGTGAAAAAATTTGCTCAATTCGCGATGCTTAATTCCGTTTACGAGCAAACTGACGATTTCTTAGCTGCGATTAAATTTCACGTCACCAACGAAATGTGGTTGGGAGTTCTGTTAGGAGCAGCTTATGCGTTCAAGATCCCAGATCGTCTCCTCAGTTATCTTTCAACCATACTCGTCGGTTATGCGATCGTTGCCTTAAGCTTATTACTTTTAAAAGTTGCTTCCGCAACTATTGATAGTCTGGATAACTTAATTGAATCGTTCTTTAAATCCGGAACGTTAGTCAACCGTTACTATACCAACCTGAAGCACTTAGTTCCCTTTGGCAAACGCTGTTTGGAAGCGGTTCTCTATGTCAATATGGTGACTCAGGTCATTGGTTTAATTGAGGCAATTACGGGATTAGTTGATGTTGGCTCGAAGTTAGTTAACTTAATTGTGATTATTCTTTTAAGCAGGGTCTTTATCGAACTCGCTCGACTTCTAATTGAAGAAGTAATGCTCACCAACCAAAACTTATCGGACACCGATCGCCAACGCCGACTCACCATTACTCCCCTACTCCAAAGTCTCTCTCAATACATGATTTACTTTGGAGCGGCAATTTGGATCTTAGATATCTTTGATGTCGATCCGACTCCAATTTTAGCAGCGGCAGGTTTATTGGGATTGGCTGTTGGTTTGGGCGCGCAAAACTTAATTAATGATATGGTTAGCGGGTTCTTTATCTTATTTGAAAATTACTATTTGGTTGGAGACTATATCGAAAGTGGGGATGCTTCCGGAATTGTGGAAGCGATCGAGCTGAGAACGACTCGCATTCGCCATCCCAACGGCCAGTTGTATATTATTCGGAATGGTAATATTGAGGAGGTAGTGAATTTTTCCCGAGACTTTATCTATGCCGTAGTCGATATTCCGATTTCCTACAAACATGACTTGCAAGCGGTTTATAATGCGATCGAACAAGTGAGCGACGACCTGCAAAAAAATTATCCAGAAGTTCTCGAACCGGTTGACTTTAATGGCATTGAAGAATTTGCACCGACATTTATGGTCATTCGCACCATGACAAAA
Encoded proteins:
- a CDS encoding TerD family protein; protein product: MTINLEKGQRISLEKVAPGLKNLMFGLGWDVVKSEGLLGFLTKGPNLDLDASVICLNKMNKFKGVTDLVYFGNLRHSSGAITHLGDNLTGEGDGDDEQILVTLDKLPEAIEKLVFVVNIYECLSRKQDFSQVKNAFVRLVDRATNREIARYDLSGESYAGMTGMLMAEVYRQEGQWQMAAKGEGLQVKNLQEMTEHFK
- a CDS encoding mechanosensitive ion channel family protein; this encodes MQNIYNLLLVVGELAVVLILFILLHSIVRFAFKKSTNISWLQDKANQVNQLKRASKKFLAFTWFLMSLAIIAVNGLLMFKGQQNLPQYTLDFIRNLPQEIWQNLLFGMLQTVAIVIVALALLRYLDPLLKVIGAKVKKFAQFAMLNSVYEQTDDFLAAIKFHVTNEMWLGVLLGAAYAFKIPDRLLSYLSTILVGYAIVALSLLLLKVASATIDSLDNLIESFFKSGTLVNRYYTNLKHLVPFGKRCLEAVLYVNMVTQVIGLIEAITGLVDVGSKLVNLIVIILLSRVFIELARLLIEEVMLTNQNLSDTDRQRRLTITPLLQSLSQYMIYFGAAIWILDIFDVDPTPILAAAGLLGLAVGLGAQNLINDMVSGFFILFENYYLVGDYIESGDASGIVEAIELRTTRIRHPNGQLYIIRNGNIEEVVNFSRDFIYAVVDIPISYKHDLQAVYNAIEQVSDDLQKNYPEVLEPVDFNGIEEFAPTFMVIRTMTKLRPNDNPRGLHDEMQGTIREMIKNMFDKQGIPPILPQQMVHLKMVEDPKINLQKS
- the efp gene encoding elongation factor P, whose amino-acid sequence is MTSSNDFKTGMNIELDGGVWKVIEFLHVKPGKGSAFVRTKLKNAQTGNTVERTFRAGESVTTANLEKTVEQYTYKDGEQLVFMNMETYEESRLNADQIGDGVKYLKEGMEVDILTWNDRVLGVELPTSVVLEVTQTDPGVKGDTATGGNKRATVETGAEIVVPLFISIGEKIKIDTRNGSYLGREK
- the accB gene encoding acetyl-CoA carboxylase biotin carboxyl carrier protein, with amino-acid sequence MNLNFEELRELIVTLGQTDIAEFTLKNDSFELTVRKGVAEGAGVIQQVAIAPPVMASAMPTVAAPVVPSAPAPVAPSEPTPPPLDRDLLEIKSPMVGTFYRAPAPDEAPFTSVGDRIQLGDTVCIIEAMKLMNELEAEVAGEVVEILVENAEPVEYGQVLMRVKAS
- a CDS encoding peptidylprolyl isomerase, with product MLKPLLKTTLVLLLILTCWTGLISPSQAASSRESRLPGGDPITDGEALLRYALPIDAPALFKIQKDIESISGPVRGRRWSAATSSLSEANFLLTRRSEEILANVPDEKRADGEAYLTELNEELQELRDRVSEQERLPIFAAQAECLSTIGALETLMVQGFPFEIPAEYSDLPQLKGRATVEMETEKGNVTMVVDGYNAPITAGNFVDLVDRGFYDGLKVTRAEESYVVQLGDPPGPDDGFSDPATGEYRAIPLEIKIKGDPDPVYEFTLEEIGLYREEPELPFSAYGTLGMARPSNDPNGGSSQFFFFLFEPELTPAGLNLLDGEYAPFGYTVAGKEVLRKLKKGDRILSIKVTEGLENLEI
- a CDS encoding prephenate/arogenate dehydrogenase; its protein translation is MKIGIIGLGLIGGSLALTLRSLGWEVLGTSRNRQTCTLAVERSVVDSASIELSHLAAARVIFICTPMASIVPIVEQLADLLSPEIILTDVGSVKAPIVRGASQFWPNFVGGHPMAGTAEQGLDAAQLGLFCDRPYVLTPLETTPPESVELVAQLAESLSARVYRCAPESHDRAVALISHLPVFISAGLITTCLDETNAEVLQLAQQLASSGFADTSRVGGGNPELGTMMARYNREALLLSLRRYRQVLDGAIDRIEAEDWPGIMASLEQTKQGRSPFL
- a CDS encoding DPP IV N-terminal domain-containing protein; translated protein: MHRNSWAIAISLAAIACFSVLFFSSVSPALAPPAQIAFQSAREGSLSIYTIDADGSEPKQLTRELQDEGLPSWSPDRQKIAFVSNQDLNREIYVINADGSDRQRLTINPAWEFSPTWSPDGEKIAFSSDREGNQDIFAMNADGTRQTNLTNHPAVERSPDWSPDGDRILFTSNRADGQSVQIYIMNADGSNPIQLSDRPGIHRTPAWSPDGDRIAFSFEPLQLKPGYFVRDAEIYVMNADGTNPINLTQNPSRDLEPTWSPDGRQLAFRSTRNGNDFIYTIDRDGSNAKPIIEFPQTGAAPDWY
- a CDS encoding TerD family protein, with the translated sequence MSSISLQKGQRISLDKVAPNLQAAFVGLGWDVKATDGGHDFDLDACAFLLGENEKLVSDKHFIFYNNTTSPDADKSVEHMGDNLTGAGDGDDEVIIVNLQKVPQDISRLVFTVTIHDAQKRKQNFGQVENAYVRLVDVATKEELLRYPLSEDYSIETALVMAELYRRDGSWRMNAVGAGYEGGLQALLDRYL